The Candidatus Cloacimonadota bacterium genome segment TACGATTGAAATGAATAAAAAATTCCAAATACTTTTAGAAAAGATCAAAAAAGTAATCTCTCAATCTCTTGAAAAAGATGAAAAATTACAGAATATTTGTAACATTTTGCGAGATTCGATCGAATATTACAATTGGATTGGATTCTATATTTTTGATAAAAGTAAAAACGAACTTATTTTAGGAACTTATTCAGGTGCAGCTACTGAACACACAAATATTCGAGTTGGAAAAGGAATTTGCGGTCAGGTTGCAGAATCT includes the following:
- a CDS encoding GAF domain-containing protein; amino-acid sequence: MNKKFQILLEKIKKVISQSLEKDEKLQNICNILRDSIEYYNWIGFYIFDKSKNELILGTYSGAATEHTNIRVGKGICGQVAESKKTQIIQDVSKENNYLSCSIYVKSEIVVPIMKDGDLLAELDIDSHVQSPFTNDDKEFLESVCLMINNLFE